One region of Luteolibacter yonseiensis genomic DNA includes:
- a CDS encoding 3-keto-disaccharide hydrolase, with product MKSILLTALLAAASFAHAEDGKWISLFNGKDLTGWTPKIRGCEAGDNFKDTYRVQDGVIKVDYSKYEKWDNRFGHLFFEKKFSNYRLKLEYRFSGEQIKEGPGWAFRNSGIMIHSESPKTMELEQDFPASLEVQLLGGSGKGPRTTGNLCTPGTHIVMDDKLVTTHCINSKSKTFDGDQWVTIEVEVHGNGIIRHLINGEEVISYSKPQLGGEDHSEQLIKVAGDKMLSEGYICLQSESHPVEFRKIEIMELKP from the coding sequence ATGAAATCCATCCTGCTCACCGCTCTCCTCGCCGCCGCCAGTTTCGCCCATGCCGAGGACGGCAAGTGGATTTCTCTCTTCAATGGCAAGGACCTCACCGGCTGGACGCCGAAAATCCGTGGCTGTGAGGCGGGTGACAATTTCAAGGACACCTACCGGGTCCAAGACGGCGTCATCAAGGTGGACTATTCGAAGTATGAAAAGTGGGACAACCGCTTCGGGCACCTGTTTTTCGAGAAAAAATTCTCCAACTACCGCCTCAAGCTCGAATACCGCTTCAGCGGTGAGCAGATCAAGGAAGGGCCGGGCTGGGCATTCCGGAACAGCGGCATCATGATCCACAGCGAGTCGCCCAAGACCATGGAGCTGGAGCAGGACTTCCCCGCGTCGCTCGAAGTCCAGCTTCTCGGCGGCAGTGGGAAAGGTCCGCGCACCACCGGAAACCTTTGTACCCCCGGCACCCATATCGTGATGGATGACAAGCTTGTCACCACCCACTGCATCAATTCCAAGTCCAAGACCTTCGACGGCGACCAGTGGGTCACCATCGAGGTGGAGGTTCACGGCAACGGCATCATCCGCCATCTGATCAATGGCGAGGAAGTCATCAGCTACAGCAAGCCCCAGCTCGGCGGCGAGGACCACTCCGAGCAGCTCATCAAGGTCGCCGGCGACAAGATGCTCTCGGAAGGATACATCTGCCTCCAGTCGGAGAGCCATCCGGTGGAGTTCCGGAAAATCGAGATCATGGAGCTCAAGCCGTGA
- the yihA gene encoding ribosome biogenesis GTP-binding protein YihA/YsxC: MQIKSAVFHMSARDIQAAPEWDRPEFAFIGRSNVGKSSMINMLSNKDALAKVSATPGKTQLLNFFIMNEAWSLVDLPGYGYAKVAKSEKINFNESVGDYLEQRDNLRIVFVLIDSRLAPQPIDVSFVSWLSGCQVPFALVFTKADKQSPGKTKATIAEFLAAIGGDVAVNPPVIISSSKNRTGRVEILKLIEAALKV; encoded by the coding sequence ATGCAAATCAAATCAGCCGTCTTCCACATGAGCGCCCGCGACATCCAGGCCGCGCCCGAGTGGGATCGTCCGGAATTCGCCTTCATCGGCCGCTCGAACGTCGGCAAGTCGTCGATGATCAACATGCTGTCCAACAAGGACGCGCTCGCCAAGGTCTCCGCCACTCCGGGGAAAACCCAGCTCCTGAATTTCTTCATCATGAACGAGGCATGGAGTCTCGTGGATCTTCCGGGCTACGGCTACGCCAAGGTCGCCAAGAGCGAGAAAATCAATTTCAACGAATCCGTCGGAGACTATCTCGAACAACGTGACAACCTCCGGATTGTCTTCGTCCTCATCGACTCCCGCCTCGCGCCGCAGCCCATCGATGTCAGCTTCGTCAGCTGGCTCTCCGGTTGCCAGGTCCCCTTCGCGCTCGTCTTCACCAAGGCGGACAAGCAGTCACCCGGCAAGACGAAGGCCACCATCGCGGAGTTTCTCGCAGCCATCGGTGGGGACGTGGCCGTCAACCCACCGGTGATCATCAGTTCGTCGAAGAACCGCACCGGGCGTGTCGAGATCCTCAAGCTCATCGAGGCGGCGCTGAAGGTGTGA